In one window of Frigoriglobus tundricola DNA:
- a CDS encoding peptidylprolyl isomerase, producing the protein MLYRTGPRGAPPLVALGLMFFAAPVGGAAEPGPISDRLRDEWKLDAFYQKQVDAGVLVVGSAKVSDNALAEAAWIVGRMLDGRKDLLKAMRDNRVRVGVMAASEYTTDLPEHGRLKPKLYWDRRARGLGATLTNPVVSCGEENLLGFPGDPYPNENIFVHEFAHAIHGTGLSTTDPTFDKRLRAAYEAAIERKLWKNTYAATNHSEYWAEGVQSWFDDNAPPDALHNEVRTRVKLKDYDPALAKLCQEVFGDGEWRYKRPAERKPEDRRHLAGYDAKKLPRFEWRAAPLGANPRATIQTPAGDFDVELDAKGAPEATALFLKIALDGGYHSGRFDKAVRNAKDPVIGYVSAAPNPAWLKRAERLKLEDAPVTKNRPVDGTIALVRGGPAPGGFVIFVGTPPETAGDVVPFGRVVKGLEAVRKLLTETADAEKAKSSIDIRRVIRIE; encoded by the coding sequence ATGCTATACCGAACCGGACCGCGGGGCGCGCCCCCGCTGGTCGCTCTGGGCCTCATGTTCTTCGCGGCGCCGGTCGGTGGCGCCGCCGAACCGGGACCGATCTCGGACCGGCTGCGTGACGAGTGGAAGCTCGACGCGTTCTACCAGAAGCAGGTGGACGCGGGGGTCCTCGTCGTCGGCTCCGCCAAGGTGTCCGACAACGCGCTCGCCGAAGCCGCGTGGATCGTCGGTCGGATGCTCGACGGGCGGAAGGATCTGCTCAAAGCGATGCGGGACAACCGGGTCCGCGTCGGCGTGATGGCCGCGAGCGAGTACACGACCGACCTGCCCGAACACGGCCGACTGAAGCCGAAACTGTACTGGGACCGGCGGGCGCGCGGGTTGGGGGCGACGCTCACCAACCCGGTCGTTAGTTGCGGCGAGGAGAACCTGCTCGGTTTCCCCGGCGACCCCTATCCGAACGAAAACATATTCGTCCACGAGTTCGCTCACGCCATCCACGGCACGGGCCTGAGTACCACCGACCCGACCTTCGACAAGCGCCTCCGGGCCGCCTATGAGGCGGCGATCGAACGCAAACTCTGGAAAAACACCTACGCCGCAACGAACCATTCCGAGTACTGGGCGGAAGGCGTACAGTCCTGGTTCGACGACAACGCCCCGCCGGACGCCCTGCACAACGAGGTCCGCACCCGCGTGAAGCTCAAGGACTACGACCCCGCGCTCGCGAAACTCTGCCAGGAGGTGTTCGGCGACGGCGAATGGCGGTACAAGCGCCCCGCCGAACGCAAGCCGGAAGACCGGCGCCACCTCGCCGGATACGACGCGAAGAAACTACCCCGGTTCGAGTGGCGGGCGGCCCCGCTCGGTGCCAATCCGCGTGCGACGATCCAAACCCCGGCGGGTGATTTCGACGTCGAACTCGATGCGAAGGGGGCGCCGGAGGCAACGGCCCTCTTTCTCAAGATCGCTCTGGACGGGGGCTACCACAGCGGCCGGTTCGATAAGGCCGTCCGCAACGCCAAGGATCCCGTGATCGGATACGTGAGTGCGGCACCAAATCCGGCCTGGCTGAAACGCGCCGAGCGGTTGAAACTCGAAGACGCCCCGGTCACGAAAAACCGACCCGTAGACGGTACGATCGCACTGGTCCGCGGCGGCCCGGCTCCCGGCGGATTCGTGATTTTCGTGGGTACACCGCCCGAAACTGCGGGGGACGTGGTCCCGTTCGGCCGCGTGGTGAAAGGCTTGGAGGCGGTGCGGAAGCTCCTCACCGAAACGGCCGATGCCGAGAAGGCCAAGTCGAGCATCGATATCCGCCGCGTGATTCGGATCGAGTGA
- a CDS encoding phosphoesterase, with amino-acid sequence MPLDEKVLVIPTERFRTAGYFHGLRTADDTYRTAILDPAAYQFRPRYEVETDPAFKQLIPYIVLKCGDLLFHYRRGSSGTEKRLDAQRSVGIGGHISEADAAGGADPYHAGMMRELAEEVELGCGFHERCVGFINDDRTPVGSVHLGVVHIFELDGPTAHSREDALAQAGFAERTELLRAAEQFETWSQFVLEYLK; translated from the coding sequence GTGCCCCTCGACGAAAAGGTGCTCGTCATTCCGACCGAGCGGTTCCGAACCGCGGGATACTTCCACGGATTGCGCACGGCCGACGACACGTACCGGACCGCAATCCTGGACCCGGCCGCGTACCAGTTTCGCCCGCGGTACGAGGTTGAAACGGACCCTGCGTTCAAGCAACTGATCCCTTACATTGTGCTCAAGTGCGGCGACCTCCTGTTCCACTACCGACGGGGATCGTCCGGTACGGAGAAGCGATTAGACGCACAGCGATCTGTGGGCATCGGCGGACACATCAGCGAGGCCGACGCGGCCGGCGGAGCAGACCCGTACCACGCCGGCATGATGCGCGAGCTAGCGGAAGAAGTGGAACTCGGTTGCGGCTTTCACGAACGCTGCGTCGGCTTCATCAACGACGACCGGACCCCGGTGGGCAGCGTGCATCTGGGCGTGGTTCACATCTTCGAATTGGACGGCCCCACGGCCCATTCGCGCGAAGACGCACTCGCCCAGGCGGGGTTTGCGGAACGGACGGAACTACTCCGCGCTGCGGAGCAGTTCGAAACGTGGTCGCAGTTCGTATTGGAATACCTGAAGTAA
- a CDS encoding peptidylprolyl isomerase, which produces MPAADEYKPFYDVNPKNPKVFFDITIDGKAAGRIEMELFADTCPKTAENFLQLCVGTKNAAGKALAFKGSSFHRVIPDFMCQGGDFTLGDGRGGESIYGGKFDDETFKGKAGKHFGPGTLSMANAGPNTNGSQFFLCTAATPHLDGKHVVFGQVVKGYDVVKKIEAVGSRSGKTSAKVTISDCGKVE; this is translated from the coding sequence ATGCCAGCCGCAGACGAGTACAAGCCCTTCTACGACGTGAACCCCAAGAACCCCAAGGTGTTCTTCGACATCACGATTGACGGCAAGGCGGCGGGACGGATCGAGATGGAACTGTTCGCCGACACGTGCCCCAAGACCGCCGAGAACTTCCTGCAACTGTGCGTCGGCACCAAGAACGCGGCGGGCAAGGCGCTGGCGTTCAAAGGCTCGTCGTTCCACCGCGTGATCCCGGATTTCATGTGCCAGGGGGGCGACTTCACCCTCGGTGACGGCCGGGGCGGCGAGTCGATCTACGGCGGCAAGTTCGACGACGAAACCTTCAAAGGCAAGGCCGGCAAACACTTCGGCCCCGGTACCCTGTCGATGGCGAATGCGGGACCGAACACGAACGGCTCTCAGTTCTTCCTCTGCACCGCTGCAACACCGCATCTCGATGGCAAGCACGTCGTTTTCGGACAGGTCGTGAAGGGCTACGACGTGGTCAAGAAGATTGAAGCCGTCGGTTCGCGCAGCGGAAAGACGTCGGCCAAGGTCACCATCAGCGATTGCGGCAAGGTCGAATAG
- a CDS encoding FG-GAP-like repeat-containing protein yields MLNWLTRARRTAVSKAQRPELRFETLEARELPAITIQIDYSYDTSGFFTNNPAAQAVMQQAATQLGNSLSANLSAITPSGGNTWSATFNNPSTGNSVSVANLNVAANTLVVYVGAGTLTGGKIGFGTSGGMSAAGTSDWVNTTQTRGSSGFSTWGGDIEFDKNQNWYFGQTTSGLGSTQYDFYSVALHELGRVLGIGTSNQWFSLSSGGSFHGTSAEAVYGGPVPETSTYSGWASGVTVNGAQASMDPAIAPGQRVNWTALDAAALTDLGWNSGTSSSPASTSSAASTASTPALPPPTVALSGSTNGTVTLFSVVNGALYQNGQAFTPFPGYTGEIRMTAGDFTGDGVTDYAFTTGAGTTSVIEVIDGRTGGYLVPPTALFGNYSGGLYLAAGDIDHNGRDQLVVAGENAPPIVLIYQVANGGLQLQTSFMAFDAPWFSGGIRVAAGDLNGDGYADVVVSTASQVGAIATYSGAALAHGVASELFPVFFPAPGSAVGLNVAVGNLENNGYDDLIVSFETGGPGVVAIWSGKVLSQNPNTPASQLPLAALFVAAPGNSGARVATADVYGSGVDQLIVGSGDPSNSLVRLFTFAQAQAGGAGSAYSYPLGATTVNGVYIA; encoded by the coding sequence ATGTTGAACTGGTTGACCCGCGCTCGCCGCACGGCCGTCTCGAAAGCTCAACGGCCCGAACTGCGGTTCGAGACCCTCGAGGCGCGGGAACTACCAGCTATTACCATCCAGATCGATTACTCCTACGACACCAGCGGGTTTTTCACCAACAACCCGGCCGCCCAAGCGGTCATGCAGCAGGCGGCGACCCAACTGGGCAACTCCCTCAGCGCCAATCTCTCGGCCATCACCCCGAGCGGCGGAAACACCTGGTCCGCCACCTTCAACAACCCGTCCACCGGGAACTCGGTCTCCGTCGCGAACCTGAACGTTGCTGCCAACACGCTCGTGGTGTACGTCGGTGCCGGCACCCTGACCGGGGGCAAGATCGGGTTCGGGACGTCGGGCGGCATGAGCGCCGCCGGCACTTCGGACTGGGTGAACACGACCCAGACGCGCGGCTCGAGCGGGTTCTCGACCTGGGGCGGGGACATCGAGTTCGACAAAAACCAGAACTGGTACTTCGGTCAGACGACGAGCGGGCTGGGATCGACGCAGTACGACTTCTACTCTGTGGCGCTGCACGAACTCGGGCGCGTGCTGGGTATCGGAACCTCGAACCAGTGGTTCTCCCTCTCGTCGGGCGGCTCGTTCCACGGCACCAGCGCCGAAGCCGTGTACGGCGGACCGGTGCCCGAAACGTCGACGTACAGCGGGTGGGCCTCCGGTGTGACGGTGAACGGCGCGCAGGCGTCAATGGACCCGGCGATCGCACCCGGCCAGCGCGTGAACTGGACCGCACTCGACGCCGCCGCCCTGACCGATCTGGGGTGGAACTCGGGTACGAGTTCGTCCCCCGCCTCCACTTCTTCGGCCGCCAGCACCGCATCAACACCGGCCCTCCCGCCCCCGACGGTCGCGCTCAGCGGGAGCACGAACGGCACCGTGACCCTGTTCTCCGTGGTCAACGGGGCGCTGTACCAGAACGGCCAAGCGTTCACCCCGTTCCCCGGTTACACGGGCGAGATCCGGATGACCGCCGGGGACTTCACCGGCGACGGGGTGACCGACTACGCGTTCACCACCGGGGCCGGTACCACCTCGGTGATCGAGGTCATCGACGGTCGCACCGGCGGGTACCTGGTGCCCCCGACGGCCCTGTTCGGGAACTACAGCGGCGGGCTGTACCTGGCCGCGGGCGACATCGACCACAACGGTCGCGACCAGCTCGTCGTCGCCGGCGAGAACGCCCCGCCGATCGTGCTGATCTACCAGGTGGCCAACGGCGGGCTCCAGCTCCAAACGAGCTTCATGGCGTTTGATGCGCCGTGGTTCAGCGGCGGCATCCGGGTGGCGGCGGGCGACCTGAACGGCGACGGGTACGCCGACGTGGTGGTCAGCACCGCGTCCCAGGTCGGGGCCATCGCCACGTACAGTGGGGCCGCGCTGGCTCATGGGGTCGCGAGCGAGCTGTTCCCCGTGTTCTTCCCGGCGCCCGGCAGCGCCGTCGGGCTCAACGTCGCGGTCGGCAACCTGGAAAACAACGGGTACGACGACCTGATCGTGTCGTTCGAGACGGGCGGCCCGGGCGTGGTCGCGATCTGGTCCGGTAAGGTGCTCTCCCAGAACCCCAACACCCCGGCCAGCCAGCTCCCGCTCGCGGCCCTGTTTGTCGCCGCACCGGGAAACAGCGGCGCCCGCGTCGCCACCGCCGACGTCTACGGCTCCGGCGTCGATCAACTGATCGTCGGCAGCGGCGACCCGTCCAACTCGCTCGTCCGCCTATTCACCTTCGCTCAGGCCCAGGCCGGCGGAGCCGGCTCGGCATACTCCTACCCGCTCGGGGCCACCACGGTGAACGGCGTATACATCGCCTGA
- a CDS encoding RNA polymerase sigma factor, whose translation MSRLTHLFHRRLSARDERADGHLLTAFLDEQDERAFAELLRRHGPLVWGVCRRFLVEPADAEDAFQATFLVLVRRADRLTGAITVGPWLFKVAGWTARALRRKDARRRARREPLPLAVPDRGAGPEAFDQSADLEAALLRLPEKYRVPIVLCYLQGWSQRDAAAHLGCPEGTLAARLSRGLAKLRTRGDGQNPVPALALLAVAVPDALIARTTRVALAVRAASLSIAAVSPTAADLAHGVLRMMWVRTLASGGLAAVIVLALGVGLWAGTRPATDTPVETRLPPPGAGTPQLPAGGIEPPLPPQPVPPPGVVTPPPASYGFEPLTPLVQDRKEVPPALKALADRLKGVLKTDCPDATVDIDGNELTIRYRVRKYVVHGSLKNGEFTEQTFEKEGPRVKGFRLQVSFHREKQLSALVIPQTLAEPYWLVYVNQYPVGSGADAGYVWVNLWYNRQVSAELLNKIKECLGAQER comes from the coding sequence ATGAGCCGTCTCACGCACCTGTTCCACCGCCGTCTGTCGGCCCGCGACGAGCGGGCCGACGGGCACCTGCTGACCGCGTTCCTGGACGAACAGGACGAACGGGCCTTCGCCGAACTGCTCCGCCGGCACGGCCCGCTGGTCTGGGGCGTGTGCCGGCGGTTCTTGGTCGAACCGGCCGACGCCGAGGACGCATTCCAAGCCACGTTCCTGGTTCTCGTCCGCCGGGCGGATCGGTTGACGGGGGCAATCACCGTCGGCCCCTGGTTGTTCAAAGTCGCGGGCTGGACGGCCCGCGCGCTCCGGCGGAAAGACGCCCGCCGTCGCGCTCGACGGGAACCTCTCCCACTGGCCGTTCCGGACCGGGGGGCCGGTCCGGAGGCGTTCGACCAGTCGGCCGATCTGGAGGCGGCCCTCCTCCGGTTGCCGGAGAAGTACCGCGTCCCGATCGTCCTCTGCTATCTACAAGGCTGGTCGCAGCGGGACGCGGCGGCGCACCTGGGGTGCCCGGAGGGGACGCTGGCCGCGCGACTCTCCCGCGGGTTGGCAAAATTGCGTACCCGGGGCGACGGGCAGAACCCGGTGCCGGCCCTCGCGCTCCTTGCCGTCGCCGTTCCCGACGCTTTGATCGCCCGGACCACCCGTGTCGCCCTGGCGGTGCGGGCGGCGTCACTCTCGATCGCCGCAGTCTCCCCGACCGCGGCCGACCTCGCACACGGAGTCCTCCGCATGATGTGGGTGAGAACGCTGGCCTCAGGCGGCCTGGCCGCGGTGATCGTCTTAGCTCTCGGTGTCGGCCTCTGGGCCGGGACTCGCCCGGCCACTGACACACCGGTCGAAACGCGCCTGCCCCCGCCGGGGGCCGGGACTCCGCAACTCCCGGCCGGCGGAATCGAACCGCCGTTGCCCCCGCAGCCGGTGCCTCCGCCGGGGGTGGTGACTCCGCCTCCCGCGTCCTACGGATTCGAACCGCTGACGCCGCTCGTGCAAGATCGGAAAGAAGTTCCTCCGGCCCTCAAGGCCCTGGCCGACCGTCTGAAGGGGGTGCTCAAAACCGACTGCCCGGATGCGACCGTGGACATCGACGGGAACGAGCTGACGATCCGCTATCGGGTCCGGAAGTACGTCGTCCACGGTTCGCTCAAGAACGGCGAGTTCACCGAGCAAACCTTCGAAAAGGAAGGCCCGCGGGTCAAGGGGTTCCGGCTTCAGGTGAGCTTCCACCGGGAGAAGCAGCTCAGCGCGCTCGTCATACCGCAGACCCTCGCGGAGCCGTACTGGCTGGTGTACGTCAACCAGTACCCGGTGGGGTCCGGGGCGGATGCCGGGTACGTCTGGGTGAACCTGTGGTACAACAGGCAGGTTTCAGCGGAGTTGCTCAACAAAATTAAGGAGTGTCTGGGCGCTCAGGAGAGGTGA
- a CDS encoding Gfo/Idh/MocA family protein — protein sequence MKFSHYKSGMNDPADLALNYRPALPRRTDWRIGCVGAGFIMRDCHLVAYRNAGFNPIAIASRNEATAKEVATRHSIPTVQSVEALLANTDVEILDVAVPPDAQPDLIRRAVEAGKGRLRGVLAQKPLALSVGVAKELVALCADAGITLAVNQNMRYDQSVRAAKDVLNRGWLGEVVLATIDMRAVPHWMPWAEGLPSLSTFVMSIHHLDTFRYWLGTPDRVLASTRPDPRTKFPHRDGINLYILEYETGARAASWDDVWTGPSKEGVAGDIGIRWRIEGTDGLMRGTIGWPKYPAREPSTLELSTRQHPSCWLKPQWDDVWFPDAFVGTMAQLLTAVESGTEPEISGRDNVETVALCEAVLAAATEHRVVRVSDLLGQA from the coding sequence ATGAAGTTCAGCCACTACAAAAGCGGTATGAACGACCCGGCCGATCTCGCATTGAACTACCGCCCCGCCCTGCCCCGTCGGACGGACTGGCGCATCGGCTGCGTCGGGGCCGGGTTCATCATGCGGGACTGTCACCTCGTCGCGTACCGAAACGCCGGGTTCAATCCGATCGCCATCGCCTCACGGAACGAGGCGACCGCAAAGGAAGTGGCGACGCGGCACAGCATCCCCACTGTTCAGAGCGTCGAGGCCCTGCTCGCCAACACCGATGTCGAAATCCTGGATGTGGCGGTGCCCCCGGACGCACAACCGGACCTCATTCGCCGGGCGGTCGAAGCCGGAAAGGGGCGGCTCCGGGGCGTCCTCGCCCAGAAGCCGCTCGCCCTCTCGGTCGGTGTGGCGAAGGAACTCGTGGCGCTGTGCGCGGACGCCGGTATCACGCTGGCCGTGAACCAGAACATGCGGTACGACCAGTCGGTGCGGGCGGCGAAAGACGTCCTCAATCGGGGCTGGCTCGGTGAAGTGGTGCTGGCGACAATCGACATGCGGGCCGTCCCGCACTGGATGCCGTGGGCCGAGGGGCTGCCGTCGCTCTCCACGTTCGTGATGAGCATTCACCACCTCGACACCTTCCGCTACTGGCTGGGCACACCCGACCGCGTGCTGGCGTCCACGCGGCCCGACCCGCGCACGAAATTCCCCCACCGAGACGGCATCAACCTGTACATCCTCGAATACGAAACCGGTGCGCGGGCCGCGTCATGGGACGACGTCTGGACCGGGCCGAGCAAAGAGGGCGTCGCCGGCGACATCGGCATCCGGTGGCGCATCGAGGGCACCGACGGACTCATGCGCGGGACGATCGGGTGGCCCAAATACCCCGCCCGCGAACCGAGTACACTGGAACTCAGCACCCGACAGCACCCGAGTTGTTGGCTGAAGCCGCAATGGGACGACGTGTGGTTCCCGGACGCGTTTGTTGGCACAATGGCGCAACTCTTGACCGCAGTCGAATCCGGAACCGAGCCGGAAATCAGTGGCCGCGACAATGTTGAAACCGTCGCGCTCTGCGAAGCCGTGCTCGCCGCTGCAACCGAGCACCGCGTCGTTCGGGTTTCGGACCTGCTGGGCCAGGCGTGA
- a CDS encoding LysR family transcriptional regulator, which translates to MAAKTLRLLAEVSISGRHVGRLTETIGAELAARRDEHAEAHRRRQLDAQVPNVPSVVAVEVDGGRYQRRAEGQGCGARDPHWREDKVACLVTLEGPTCETDPQPEPPECFLDRKHVGNMTQCSATCEPTIGSASAESKAVAQPDAHAWQPERLVRTCVATTRDSEAFGRLVGAEAQARNFGAASRRAFVGDGQAYNWAIQTRWFAEYVPVVDFIHVLSYARQAARATGGSDAEQWDRYARWMRGCWQGRVSEVLGEMDREQERIGEPPEGAEDTDGRVVLARARGYLRNNAERMKYPEYRKAGLPVTSSWVESLIKEINYRVKGTEKFWNEDGAEAVLQVRAAALSDDERLDKYLAARPGSPFQRRAAA; encoded by the coding sequence TTGGCCGCCAAGACGCTCCGACTGCTGGCCGAGGTGTCGATCAGTGGTCGGCACGTCGGGCGATTGACCGAAACCATTGGTGCCGAGTTGGCCGCCCGACGCGACGAACACGCCGAAGCCCACCGGCGGCGTCAACTCGACGCGCAGGTTCCGAACGTGCCGAGCGTGGTGGCCGTTGAGGTCGATGGCGGTCGCTACCAGCGCCGCGCCGAGGGGCAAGGGTGTGGGGCGCGAGATCCGCATTGGCGCGAGGACAAGGTCGCGTGCCTGGTCACGTTGGAGGGTCCGACGTGCGAGACCGACCCACAACCCGAACCGCCCGAGTGCTTCCTCGACCGCAAGCACGTCGGGAACATGACGCAGTGCTCAGCCACTTGCGAGCCCACAATAGGAAGCGCATCCGCTGAATCGAAGGCCGTAGCCCAACCCGATGCGCACGCCTGGCAACCGGAGCGGTTGGTGCGCACGTGCGTGGCGACGACGCGCGACAGCGAAGCGTTCGGTCGATTGGTGGGTGCGGAAGCGCAGGCGCGGAACTTCGGGGCGGCGAGTCGTCGTGCGTTCGTGGGCGACGGCCAGGCGTACAACTGGGCGATCCAGACGCGCTGGTTCGCGGAGTACGTGCCGGTGGTCGACTTCATCCACGTGCTGAGCTACGCGCGGCAAGCGGCGCGTGCGACCGGTGGAAGCGATGCCGAGCAGTGGGACCGATACGCGCGCTGGATGCGGGGGTGCTGGCAGGGTCGGGTGTCCGAGGTACTCGGGGAGATGGATCGTGAGCAAGAACGGATCGGCGAGCCACCGGAGGGCGCCGAGGACACGGACGGACGCGTGGTGCTGGCACGTGCGCGTGGGTACTTGAGGAATAACGCGGAGCGCATGAAGTACCCGGAGTACCGCAAGGCCGGTCTGCCGGTAACGAGTTCGTGGGTGGAGTCGTTGATCAAGGAGATCAACTACCGAGTCAAGGGCACCGAGAAATTCTGGAACGAGGACGGGGCCGAAGCGGTGCTGCAAGTGCGCGCCGCCGCGCTAAGCGACGATGAACGGCTCGATAAGTACCTCGCCGCTCGTCCCGGGTCCCCATTCCAGCGGCGAGCGGCGGCCTGA
- a CDS encoding IS1595 family transposase: MRGKKGVRHPNPDDPPRRRANKRRGHGNFANDRPPVVGVVSRDTGAIVLEVVERTDQETLIAFVTEHTDDGATVYTDEWSGYARLSAEGRGHATVNHTPGQREWARDDDGDGIREVHDNTLEGLWAALRTFLRPFRGISKHYLHQYVAVFQWAYNKVGVAGMVRTLLGLPLSTPTAS, encoded by the coding sequence ATGCGGGGGAAAAAAGGGGTCCGGCACCCGAACCCGGACGACCCGCCCCGACGCCGGGCCAACAAGCGGCGCGGGCACGGGAACTTCGCCAACGACCGCCCGCCGGTGGTCGGGGTGGTGAGCCGGGACACCGGGGCCATCGTCCTGGAGGTCGTCGAACGAACGGACCAGGAGACCCTGATCGCGTTCGTGACCGAACATACCGATGATGGCGCGACCGTATACACGGATGAGTGGTCGGGGTACGCGCGGCTGTCCGCGGAGGGCCGCGGGCATGCCACGGTGAACCACACCCCGGGCCAACGGGAGTGGGCTCGGGATGACGACGGGGACGGGATCCGCGAGGTCCACGATAACACGCTCGAGGGCCTGTGGGCGGCCCTCCGCACGTTCCTGCGACCGTTCCGCGGGATCAGCAAGCACTACCTCCACCAGTACGTTGCCGTCTTCCAATGGGCATACAACAAGGTCGGCGTTGCGGGCATGGTCCGCACACTACTGGGCCTGCCCCTGTCCACCCCGACGGCCTCATGA